ATCATAAGATATGTTCTAGGTGCTTAGGCCTGGAAAGTTGCAGTATTACTTACACTTTCTATGTAACTGCTAAGTCtatccactcattcattcattcagtactGCATTTTATTAATAAGTTCAGACTTTTAAGCCAAGGGGTACATTTTGGCTCAATGCTAGAGTGTCTGACTCACATTTCGAGGGTTCATGTTTGAATTTCAGGTTGGTTGTTGGAAGAAGATTTATTCTCATATGTAGATCAATATCTCATGTGCTTCAAAAAGTGGAAATACTACCCCACTCAATGACACATTTCTCCAGGCTCAAGAAACTCTATGACTCTTGAAGATTTTGGTGTATAATGAGCTAGTTTATTGTTTGAAATCTGCATCTTTGATTAGGTACATAGCTAGTCCATCTTCACATGCTTCACTCCTAGTCATTCTTTCCAgacctttttttttactgtgcccATGGTTACACTGGGAACTTCTAAGTCCAGAACCTCACTCTCCTCACTACCATCTCTTGTCCACCCTAACCACTATACAAATCACTGTAAATTTTTTCACAACATAAGCTACTGTAGCTACTTCCTCTACAATATTCATGACATCGCCATTTGTATCTCTTAGGGCAAAAAAATATACTTATGCCAATATCCAGTCTTCTTATTATTGTTCTTATGCTTCTGCCACTCTTTAATGTTTATTCATTCTGTCCATACTGAGTATATGAATATCACTAATATCACTTTTGTTAAATCACTCTATCCATTTCAACCTCATGAATGTCatcatccctttttcttttttgccagAAAATCCAAATTAAGATGTTTTGAACTGTTGTCATGCTATATATTTCTTGGCTCTTAAATTAGTTTGTCCTTATGTATTCTCTTTATACTCTTAGCAAATTTATATCAACTTAATAGGATTTGCTTTTCTCAAGTGACATTTCTGTTAGAGGAATAGGTACCTTGTCGAGACTCCCTCAGACTTAAGTTGAGCCCACTCCATGAAATTTTGAAATTCTGAAAAAAATCAAGGTAATTTCGCAAATCTGTATTTGCATTAGGCCCCTCCACGGATAACATGAACCCATTCCCATAGTCTCTCATGCGCTGACTCCCAGCTGCGTCACTGTACCCTCCTAACGAGTCTATACAGCAAGTCATTAAACACTTCATATGCCATTAAGTTTTTCTTTTATAATGGTTTGTGTTTTGCTGGCTTGAACATTCTTATCTATGTTTTAATCTCCATTAAATGTTTATTTCCCCTCTCTGTTTAGCATCATTTCCATGTCATCACAAGACTATTTCTTGTAAATGCAAGTTGGAAAGTCCAAATTTTCCTCggtgaaaagaaatgagagaaggaaatactCAACCCAAAGAAGATAGAATTAATTTGAGTCAAAATGGAGTCAATATGTAAGAGAGAGCAAATAATATACTGATTTTTGTCTTTGACAGAGTTGactgtgttgttttattttttgctatTGCAGCAAACTGTCATCAAAAGCATTCAGGCTGAGAACCCCGACTTTACTGGATCAGGATACACATCTCTGGCAGTGATCTATGCAGTGTTTGCCTCCTTCAACTGGCTTGCCCCATCATGCCTCAGCTTCCTTGGACCAAAGCTGACGATGATCATAGGTGGCATAACCTACATGTAAGTGTTGTCATTGTGCACCCCTACCAATATAAAGTAAAACATTTTAGATGTGAAATTCTAATCATATAGAACTAGTTTTTATGCTAATTTTAGTGAGTAGCTTACAAACAATCAACTGATAAATATCATGGTATACTTATGTATTAATTCATTAATGATTTAGTTATTTAGTAGACTTCAAGTCTTATCAGATATTTTCATTGCTGTGTAAGATGGTTGCAGTGCTCATATAATCTTTGACTATGTAGAACATGAATCCAGTGTGATTACAACATATAACCTCACTGTTAAACATTATTAATTAGTTCAAAACAACAATCCCTAGCCTGCCTGCATAACCTCAGACTTTTCTTGTGTATTCAGTAGAAATTCTGAAGCTGTGTGAAGCTGTGTGTAATATATAGTTTCCTATTGATATATCTCACAGTAACTATGTGATGACCTGGTTTGGATTTTAAATTCCAGATGATGATGGTAATCTGTACACATAGGATGATCTCTCCTTTATTGATACTAATTATGTACTGGATGATAGTGATGGAGTACACCAAAGCACAGATACTGGGAAAGTCTAGTATAACTATTTAAGAACATCAGTGTGACTTCCTTGCTGACTGGGATGCTATCATTAAGAGTGGGAGAAAACTTACCTTAAGGTATTTCACATTCAGAATTTTTTATATGCATCAAATGTTTCTCTCACTTTCCAGAATCTTCATTGTTGGTTTTCTATGGCCACACACAGTAATTCTGTACCTGACATCAGTATTAGTTGGTGCTGGTGCTGCCTTGATATGGACCGGCCAGGGTAACTACCTCACATTGATGTCCACCCAGAAGACTATATCTCGCAATTCAGGCATCTTCTGGGCCATGCTACAAAGCAGGTACGTAAACCTGTAGCATGTCTACCTCTATTAGTGTCCTCAGAGTGTAGATAACTCTCTGCTTTCCATGTCAGGTGTTGATATTTTAGTTGATAACTTGATAAATATGCTACCCTGATAACActagaagaaataagaaatatcTACTTAGACTTGACCTAATAGGAAGAATTTGTTAATATTCCATCTTGTTACTGCAACTAGCAATTATGTAGCTCATTGCTAATTTCAGTTTTCTATGATTTGCTACAGTTGTGTTTATGTTTTTTATGCATATAAAAGTATTCATACTTGATAAACTTGATTTTAATTAATTTAGGTTCATGATGACATTCAGTAATAAATATCAACTCTTAAAAATCTTGTTCCTTGCCATATATTATCCTTGGTTTTAAAGTATGTGTTTGATGAAAATAGATGGAAACAACTTCTAATGTTATTTACATTACTTTTCAGCATGTTGTTTGGGAACCTTTTTGTCTTCTATCAATTCATGGGAAAGGATCTTATTGATCAACATACCCGCATGGTGGTGTTCTTAGCCCTGACAGTGGTTGGAGTGATTGGCGTTGGCATTATGTGCTTCCTACCAAAACCTGGTTCAGAAGGGGGAGGTCGAGCTGATGATTTGGGGGGGCCCTTTGATGCTCTGAAAAAATCATTTGCTCTCTTCAGTACAAGAGACATGCTACTTTTGTCTGCCACGTTCTTCTATACAGGTTTGTAGCACATCATGATTTCACTTTTGTAAACATTCTTATTCTTCCCATTTATATAGGAAATTGAAAAAGTCAATCTATCACTCAAGAGGGGCATATGCTGGGGGGTGCATCACCAAGCccaccttcatctattctatcctgtcctaccacacatagattactagtagtagcagtagtagacagacaccctcgccatagactgccaggtcttctggtgtctgttcttcctatgtcttCCTATATATTCCTATGTTATGGCACCAAAGCCGGGGTTCCTCCAAGTAAGTCTCCATGCAgacccccttcccatcctaaatACCTCATGGGCAGTATCCATCAACTTGCTTAAGCCATGAGCTCTGTGAATTACTCCAGGCCTCCTTCACTCTGAATTATCTCTTATAAAAGCAATATGATGAGCAGACTCAACTTCTGGCCACACACCCGTAGAGCCTGATTTGATGTTCACGGACTCTGCAGATAATAGAATTCAAGGCAGTCTCACAGAGTAATTGTTGATTtaacacagtcattccagcgatatcccatgattctgcataagCACTTTTTACCAAAGACATAAATCTGCCTCTTTAAGCCACCATTATACGCCTCCATGGTATAGTGGTCagtgtgcctggctactactccgcgggcctgggttcgaatcccggcccgggcagtcagcgtgcagctcacccagctgttcatcctccctttcaggctggtcgataaatgggtacctggggaaacttggggaaggtaagctgtggtaacccagatgtcacactggccctgtgtcctgggataatgggctccctcccgccacaggctcaagggccaatgcgacggagatgagcaccaaggccacgcgctgctatagtgtatgcccccaactttacctttacctaagccactattcagtgtccatgtcacTGCATCACCACATATTTCTTATATGAATAGATTTTCTTCAGCTAAGTGTTCTATTTACAAAGGGAGAAATTGTGGATGATGATTTGTGCGTTTTTTCCAACATTGATATTGCAGGTATTGAGTTGTCCTTCTTCAGTGGAGTCTACAGTACCTGCTTGGGCTTTACTCAGCGTTTCCCTGATCCCAAGCGTCTTGTTGGTCTCTCTGGAATGTTCATTGGTGTCGGAGAAATCTTAGGTTTGTGAAGTATCTCACTGCATTTGATCTCTTCATCTATCTTAACCATTTTCATGAATGAATGTTTTCATTATCAATTCTAATATAAACTTTTGTTACTGACTCTTATACAGCATAGACATTATtttcaggaggaggagtattTGGTATTTTTGGATCAAAGACTGTCAAGTTCGGTCGTGACCCCATCGTGATCTTGGGTTACCTTATCCACGTGTTGTgttacttcctcatcttcctgaACCTCCCAACAAAGTCTCCACTTGGGAACACAGTCGACTCATCCCATTTACCATATGGAGAACCCAGGTATTTATTTTACTCATCTATATATCCTTTGCAATACTTACATCTCAAAGCTCTCTTGAAGGGATAGCCACAGCAATAAATCTATCACTTCATCTTTCCATATATTCTGTTCATTCATACTGCAATAtctctactttattttctctctacaGCATTCTGAGACTCCTTTCCTATTCTGTCAAATTTTCATATCCTATTCCATTTCACAACTAATAACCTCTTTATTACTATTGTCTCTTTCGTTAGGAAACTTCAGACAGCCTTGCCCTTTTGTTGTTTTCAGTTTTGATTGGCCAAATGGCATctgtaaaaaaatacattaacaatATTTTTTCACCAGGTGTTTTTAAGAAACTAATGTACCTATATAGCAATAGTCATGGATACTGTTTTCCAATCTACATACATGCATGTTTACATGCTTGCATACATACTTGTGTTTCTGACTTGGGCAAAATTAAGACTTATCTGCATATTATATCATAATCTCTTAACTCAATATCATTTTTAATTAGCATTACTTTGTTGGAGGGAGAAACTCAAGTTGTTAAATCAGTTTTGATTTTCATTACCTGATGATTATTTCAAGTACAATGATGTTATTCTGACATCGTATATTCAACCAGTCTCTATGGGCATGTGCATTTTCATCTCTATGAAAAACTTGACTTTATTCACTTGTCTGTGCACCCTCAGTCCTATTATCATGATGGCATAAGCTCAAACATTCAGTATCTCTTAACTTTTCATTTGCTCCAACGAGGCCACAAGGCCACACTCCATTATAAACATAGGCAACTACTGTAAAATCAGTTAGAAGTAGGGCTGAGACACTTTCCAAAAGCAAATCTCAATTTCAAAGTCTTTAGTCTTAAGTCTCCATTTGTAACTAATTAGATGTTCTTTTTTTCAGTCAAGTGATTGCTCTCCTGTGCAGCTTTTTATTGGGTTTCGGAGATGCGTGCTTTAACACACAAATCTACTCCATTCTTGGTTCTGTCTATGAAGATAGCTCTGGCCCAGCCTTTGCACTGTTCAAGTTTGTTCAGTCTGTGTCAGCTGCTGCATGCTTCTTTTATTCAAGTGTTTTTGAACTGTATTGGCACTTAGGTATTTTGATAGTGTTTGCCACCATTGGTACCTTCACTTTCTGCATAGTGGAGTGGAAGGCACATCGACGCCTCAAGGCTAAGCCAGACACAACTGCATTTGATTGACAAAGCCGTTTGGACAGTTCATCAGTATGTGAATAATGTCTAATAGTACTCGTTTCATATCATCTCCATATTCAGTAGTGCATACGTTTACTTTCATTAAAATATAGCCTTATCAGTTATCTGTCTGTGACTTATGTGCACCCTTACATAATGCCCAAACCCCAATTTCTTTTCCTGTAATGCTAATGATAAACCACTAGTTGTTACAGGTCTGAAGTTATATCTGTGATGAGGAAAGTCTAGATAGACATATCTTGTTTTTATAATGAATATTTAAACTTTTTGTATAAAGAGATTCTGACCTTGTATACCTGAAGGTTATTGGGGATAGTGATGTGAATATATTATCAGTACACATGTACTAAtctgtattagtatatatatgtgtgtacatTGTATTGAATCATAGATTCTAATGctgtattttcattattgtattaaAACTGTTAAATGACCTTTTGCTAATGTTTTGCTGTAGTGAAATTTTTTATCTATCataaatagttgttgttgttgttgttttgcgtgtgtgtgtgtgtgtgtgtgtgtgttttgttttacttttcagGAAGAATCAGTAGGTATTTAATTGAGCAATATTCCACCCCAGCATCTACACAGTGATTATCAACAGTGAAGGATCAccagggcccatacttataaagagaTAAAGATTGAAACTTAAATGGCATTCAAAAGAGTAGGAAGACAAATGATAACACCCTGACAAGAATCATAAGGCATCAGCCTAAGTGTAAGATGCTAGCATGGCAGAACCTGTCTCTGATGGTCCTATTTATGGTCTTATTAAAGCTCCAAGTCATTACTGCATTATTGTTACATTTGTTTCTGGTGGTCAAGATACTGAAAGGTTCTAATAATTTTCAGCTCTGGGGAGATGGCCTTATTTCTTGTTGTACATCTTGATATTTCTCACTAAGTCTATTACAAATGAAGTTCACTATCCGTCCAAATTGTATCATTTCATAATCCACCAAGTTCATTCATCAATTATGTCTTAATTCAAGAAAAGATCAATGGC
The nucleotide sequence above comes from Eriocheir sinensis breed Jianghai 21 chromosome 17, ASM2467909v1, whole genome shotgun sequence. Encoded proteins:
- the LOC126999954 gene encoding UNC93-like protein MFSD11 isoform X1, with translation MHNFRRRKSFPGSDNMDDLRPLMLDPAEAEPDLHAVECAPEDSPLYHSCSAEQHELQLQQDKRAFRNVLHLGISYMLVFTAFNTNGIMTQTVIKSIQAENPDFTGSGYTSLAVIYAVFASFNWLAPSCLSFLGPKLTMIIGGITYIIFIVGFLWPHTVILYLTSVLVGAGAALIWTGQGNYLTLMSTQKTISRNSGIFWAMLQSSMLFGNLFVFYQFMGKDLIDQHTRMVVFLALTVVGVIGVGIMCFLPKPGSEGGGRADDLGGPFDALKKSFALFSTRDMLLLSATFFYTGIELSFFSGVYSTCLGFTQRFPDPKRLVGLSGMFIGVGEILGGGVFGIFGSKTVKFGRDPIVILGYLIHVLCYFLIFLNLPTKSPLGNTVDSSHLPYGEPSQVIALLCSFLLGFGDACFNTQIYSILGSVYEDSSGPAFALFKFVQSVSAAACFFYSSVFELYWHLGILIVFATIGTFTFCIVEWKAHRRLKAKPDTTAFD
- the LOC126999954 gene encoding UNC93-like protein MFSD11 isoform X2 yields the protein MNKGSPPEAGEIAPRPGLLCGVLLQGTAFFMTFSAFKTASHLMQTVIKSIQAENPDFTGSGYTSLAVIYAVFASFNWLAPSCLSFLGPKLTMIIGGITYIIFIVGFLWPHTVILYLTSVLVGAGAALIWTGQGNYLTLMSTQKTISRNSGIFWAMLQSSMLFGNLFVFYQFMGKDLIDQHTRMVVFLALTVVGVIGVGIMCFLPKPGSEGGGRADDLGGPFDALKKSFALFSTRDMLLLSATFFYTGIELSFFSGVYSTCLGFTQRFPDPKRLVGLSGMFIGVGEILGGGVFGIFGSKTVKFGRDPIVILGYLIHVLCYFLIFLNLPTKSPLGNTVDSSHLPYGEPSQVIALLCSFLLGFGDACFNTQIYSILGSVYEDSSGPAFALFKFVQSVSAAACFFYSSVFELYWHLGILIVFATIGTFTFCIVEWKAHRRLKAKPDTTAFD
- the LOC126999954 gene encoding UNC93-like protein MFSD11 isoform X3, with translation MKVSMDRTSINIGILGLAFMLVFTSFQTQGNMQQTVIKSIQAENPDFTGSGYTSLAVIYAVFASFNWLAPSCLSFLGPKLTMIIGGITYIIFIVGFLWPHTVILYLTSVLVGAGAALIWTGQGNYLTLMSTQKTISRNSGIFWAMLQSSMLFGNLFVFYQFMGKDLIDQHTRMVVFLALTVVGVIGVGIMCFLPKPGSEGGGRADDLGGPFDALKKSFALFSTRDMLLLSATFFYTGIELSFFSGVYSTCLGFTQRFPDPKRLVGLSGMFIGVGEILGGGVFGIFGSKTVKFGRDPIVILGYLIHVLCYFLIFLNLPTKSPLGNTVDSSHLPYGEPSQVIALLCSFLLGFGDACFNTQIYSILGSVYEDSSGPAFALFKFVQSVSAAACFFYSSVFELYWHLGILIVFATIGTFTFCIVEWKAHRRLKAKPDTTAFD
- the LOC126999954 gene encoding UNC93-like protein MFSD11 isoform X4 codes for the protein MQTVIKSIQAENPDFTGSGYTSLAVIYAVFASFNWLAPSCLSFLGPKLTMIIGGITYIIFIVGFLWPHTVILYLTSVLVGAGAALIWTGQGNYLTLMSTQKTISRNSGIFWAMLQSSMLFGNLFVFYQFMGKDLIDQHTRMVVFLALTVVGVIGVGIMCFLPKPGSEGGGRADDLGGPFDALKKSFALFSTRDMLLLSATFFYTGIELSFFSGVYSTCLGFTQRFPDPKRLVGLSGMFIGVGEILGGGVFGIFGSKTVKFGRDPIVILGYLIHVLCYFLIFLNLPTKSPLGNTVDSSHLPYGEPSQVIALLCSFLLGFGDACFNTQIYSILGSVYEDSSGPAFALFKFVQSVSAAACFFYSSVFELYWHLGILIVFATIGTFTFCIVEWKAHRRLKAKPDTTAFD